Proteins encoded within one genomic window of Panacibacter microcysteis:
- a CDS encoding sugar porter family MFS transporter, whose translation MNKNKLLLWSVVAALAGFIFGFDTVVISGANQPIKDLWHTSPWFHGFFIMSMALWGTVIGAIFGGIPTEKFGRKKVLLWIGILFSVSAIGSAVAQDPYTFSFFRFIGGLGIGVSSVAAPTYISEISTAKTRGRLVGMYQFNIVFGILIAYFSNFLLKGVGGDNDWRWMLGVMAIPSLVYTIMVFSVPESPRWLISVKQQIAKAREILVLIGNENPDTTIAEIQSANKTAASSSQLFNKQYSKVVWLAFFIAFFNQWSGINFILYYAPEILQRAGIASKDSLASSIALGGTNLVFTFVGLYLIDRIGRKQLMIVGSLGYIVSLSAVAWCFYSEAGNVPLLISLMVFIASHAIGQGAVIWVFISEVFPNNIRALGQSFGASVHWVFAAIITLITPVFLDEKNGIYAENPYPIFIFLAFMMVLQLVWVLTKMPETKGTSLEDLEKRFIH comes from the coding sequence ATGAATAAAAACAAACTGCTGCTTTGGTCTGTTGTTGCTGCACTGGCCGGTTTTATATTTGGTTTTGATACAGTGGTTATCTCCGGCGCGAATCAACCTATTAAAGATTTGTGGCATACCAGCCCGTGGTTCCATGGTTTTTTTATTATGTCTATGGCTTTGTGGGGCACCGTTATAGGGGCCATATTTGGCGGCATTCCAACAGAGAAATTTGGCAGAAAAAAAGTGTTGTTGTGGATTGGTATTTTATTCAGCGTATCTGCCATTGGCTCAGCGGTTGCGCAGGATCCGTATACGTTTTCTTTTTTCAGGTTTATTGGTGGCCTGGGTATCGGGGTTTCGTCTGTAGCGGCACCCACCTATATATCTGAGATCTCTACCGCCAAAACACGTGGCAGGCTTGTGGGCATGTACCAGTTCAATATTGTTTTTGGTATTCTCATTGCTTACTTTTCCAACTTTTTATTAAAAGGTGTGGGTGGCGATAATGACTGGCGCTGGATGCTGGGCGTAATGGCCATTCCTTCCCTCGTTTATACCATTATGGTGTTTAGCGTACCTGAAAGTCCGCGCTGGCTTATTTCGGTGAAACAGCAAATAGCCAAAGCAAGAGAGATTCTTGTATTGATCGGCAATGAAAATCCTGATACAACTATTGCTGAAATACAAAGTGCCAACAAGACTGCGGCAAGCAGCAGCCAGCTGTTTAACAAACAGTACAGCAAGGTGGTTTGGCTTGCATTCTTCATTGCTTTTTTTAACCAATGGAGTGGCATTAATTTTATTTTATACTATGCACCGGAAATTCTGCAGCGTGCAGGTATTGCATCAAAAGATTCGCTGGCGAGTTCTATTGCATTGGGTGGTACCAACCTGGTATTTACGTTTGTAGGGTTATACCTGATAGATCGTATAGGCCGGAAGCAACTGATGATAGTTGGCTCGCTCGGTTATATTGTAAGCCTTAGTGCCGTAGCCTGGTGCTTCTACAGCGAAGCGGGTAATGTGCCATTGCTTATTTCTTTAATGGTATTTATTGCTTCTCATGCAATTGGCCAGGGCGCCGTGATCTGGGTCTTTATTTCTGAAGTTTTTCCCAATAACATCCGTGCGCTGGGTCAGTCTTTCGGAGCCAGTGTACATTGGGTATTTGCTGCCATTATTACCTTGATAACACCCGTTTTCCTGGATGAAAAAAATGGCATTTATGCAGAGAACCCATACCCTATTTTTATATTTCTTGCATTTATGATGGTGCTGCAACTGGTGTGGGTGCTTACCAAAATGCCGGAGACAAAAGGCACATCGCTGGAAGACCTGGAAAAACGTTTTATTCACTAA